In Lolium rigidum isolate FL_2022 chromosome 7, APGP_CSIRO_Lrig_0.1, whole genome shotgun sequence, the DNA window CAACCAAGTGAAATTGACTGCTTTAGGCATTGAAATATAGCAATCGTCATTGTCCTACTGGCAATCAGTGCAGCTAAATTAGCAAGCAAGAAAACAGGCCAGAAAGCTCCACCTGCATAGAGAATACAGCGTAATTAGTCAGAGTAAATACACTGGTGTAATACATGATACCAGCCAATTAAACACAGAAAAATTGATGTATGTAACCACAGCATATGGAAGAATCACTAATGGAGTTCATTCATTAGAACATGAGAAGACTGGCTAGATGTTTAGCAACCTTCAACTTACTTGGAATAGATGAAAAGAAGATATGTTCGGATGACTTCTGTTTTGCAATGAGGAAAGCAGCTTGTCCTAAATATGCCAAGACAAGGcaaggaagaacaagaagaacaaacATAGACTGCAAAGGAGAACCCAGGTGGATTTAAATATAGTCAAGAGTAGTGGATACATTAAGCATATCCgtttttatattatataaaacTGAGCATAAAAATACTAAGGTGTTTATAGGAAATTTTAACTGCAGATAGAACATCATCTACAGGtaatggaaataaaaataatagtttCATAAACTCGTGATAATACCTGAACAAATCGTACAGGAAAGTAGCAAAGATTTGCAAAGATAGCCTCAGATCCTGCAGGATAGTTGGATTGAATAAGTATAAGTGAGTTTCATAGAATGTGTTAACAAAAAAAGTTCCCTTTTTAACCAAGAGTTTAAGACAAAAGTTCTGAAGTAACACACTGCATTCTAACACAGCAGGAATCCAAATTCATCATAGAAATGTCTCGAAATTAAAGCATGCAAGCAAATTACACAAGGAAAAGCAAAAGAGAACTGAGATTGTAAGCTGAAAAGATAAGTTTGTGTGGAAAAATCAAATGATCCTTACTCATTAGAGGTAAACAAGCTAAGATCTTTACCTGTTGCGCACAAAAGACAACCACCAAGGGACAGCCAGGCCTGAAAGGgattcttcccaaaataataaatAGCGTATAGAGGATTAAATGCCTTGAAAGCTGCTGGGCCATATCTACTGAGATTGCATATGCCGATTCCTCCAAGACAGCAAAACCAGATCAGCAAACAAGGGCCAACCACAAACCCAATTTTGCTAGTGGCATACCTCTGTAGACTATATAAGATTACAAGAAGTGCAATAGAAATCATCACCACAACATCTGCAAACAATGCTAGACGAAATTAGAAAGGGGAACTAGCATAAATTACAAATAAGTAACTTACTTCACTGCCATTAGATAATGTAAATTCACCTTGTGAGGCATTCGGTATCCCAACTTTCAAGCCACTCACAGCAGACAACACTATTtaatgataaaaaaaaagttAGTGAACAATATAGTTCCGAATAAACTACAATCACACAGAAAGGAAAAAATATGATATTAAAAATTGAGCGCATAGTACACATATGAAGAAAAAATAAACCTGACATTGCTGGTGTGATAACTCCATTGGATATAAACATGGCAGTTCCAAACAGCACTAGGCCTAGAAGTAACTTCTTCATCAATAGTGAAGATTCAAGTTTCTCCTTTACTTTTATGGATCTCTCAAGCTCAGCTGTGGGAAGTTTGAGACGGAAACTTGACATCCTCTTCTCAGCCTGAGCCTGTACTTGGCTTGGAATGAGACTGACTTTTGCATTTCTACAAATTAAAGAATACATGGCAAATATCCCACCTGCAGAGTCATGAAATAACTGAAGGATGTTAAGCCTCTAACAAACCCATGTATAAAAGGTTCGACCTTACTAACTCAATTCACAACCTGGGATATACCTTCACCATCATCATTGGCCCAAAGGACAACCAATACATACTTCACCAATGGCATCAATATCAGAGTATACAGAACTAGTGAGAGTGCTCCGAGAACATCCTCCTCCCCAAGAATAGGGTACTTGTTAAACATGACATCAAATGTATACAACGGACTAATGCCAATGTCTCCAAAAACAACAGCAAGAGTCTGAAGAGCAAGAAATACTGTCCTGCCAAGATCAAACTCCTGCACATGTAAATGAAACAGATAAACCATATATGAGATAGTGAAGGAAACatgataaaagtaaaaaaaaaaaaatctttatttAACGTGGAGACATATTAGGATCTACATACATGCATTTAATGTCCATTTAGGATCTACATGCATATTACTTTAAGAGATGCCTATATTGTATATAGGCCGAAAGAACCTAAGTTTTTATGAAAGAAAAGTTGCCCAGAGTCCATGCACAACAAAAAAGACGACAGATAACAAACATCCTTTTCCGCAGTGACCGTTGGTCACACATCCAGATTATCAGTCCAATCAAGAAGCACAGAAAGTTTGCACAAGGAATTAATTTTGCATGTAAAATTCTATAAAACACTTGATGTTTCTAGTCGACCACACGTTTATCCGGTTATCCCAGCATAGCCATTCCGAACCACCATTTGATTACTGATCATTAGCGAATTACTAATTTCCCAATCCAATTTTACACACCGAGCCGAGAGTAACCAAATCAGCACCCAACGATCGTCACAACCCCTGCCATTGCACGCGTACAGCAAAGCTACCAGCACAGAATGTCAGAAGCAAGCACATCGCGTGAAACGCAAAACAACGCTACGAGCATATATGTGAGGAAGGGAACAAGAGGGCAGAAGCAGAGGGGAGACCTCGTAGTCCTCGAGCGGCTGCGCGACGGAGACCTCGTTGCCCTCGACGTCGAACCAGTCGACGGAGGGCCCGGTGCGGATGAGCTtctgcctggcctcctcccgctcctcctcgccgtcgtcgtcgtcgccgtcgtcgttttCGTCCTCGGACTCGAAGCTGCCGCCCCTGCCGACGGGCGCGGGCCCTCCcggccgggcctcctcctcgccctcctcctcctcgcccgcgGACACCCAGCGCCACTCCATGGAGGGCGCCTTGCGCATGCTGCCGGCCGCCGACGACTCCGCGGCCATTCCCGATCGGATCGACAGGACAGGAAGTTTTCCgggaggagaaagaaaagaaaagaattgGGTTCCCGTTGTTGCGTGTCCGGAGGTGGGATGTCTGGGTCTGGGAGCGGAGGGGGGAGCGAGAAAACCGGAGGCGAATggggcgatggtggtggtggtggtggtggtggtggtggagtggAGCGGGGCGGCGAGCCAGCCAGCGGTTTGGTTCGCGGGAGACGGGTCGCTGCTGAGGTGGCGGCACGTGCGGACCACATGAGCAGATCCAATCCCCATTCGACCATGATTAATGAATTCTTTTAGAAAGTGTACTGTGTCCAGGATCTTATTTGAGATACCGTTACTTTCATTCCTGAGGGAATCACCCAACAAAATTGAGACCAAGGAATCACCAATTTTATGTAGTTCCCTCCCTTTCAATTAACTTGGTTGAAGAAAGTACCAAGATGTGACCTCCGTTCGCTCTCCTTTAATAAAAATCATCAAATAACCGAGTGGTTTGTAAGAAAATAAGTTTTCACATTTAAAAATATGCTGGTTTTATAGTTTTTAGGCAAGTTTTAGAACTTGGCCTAGTAATGATGTCGGTTTGACACTAGATAATACCCCGCGTGTTGCTGCAAATAACCCAACAAATAATTTAGATTTTCTCGATGCAATTGAGGTGTGATATCAATAAGAAACCATTTGTACGATCTTATAAGGACAAAATGCTTGCATATCACTAAGCCTCCGCAAAACCACACACAATTGCAGTTCTTATATTAAAATAGCCCTTGAAGAATAAGTCAAGAGATCATAACAAAACACACTTGAAGAACTATTAATGTAAAAATACCATaccatgggagatttacttgtaCATATCCTATATCCTATAGAAGAAACATGCCTCGTTCAATTAAACTGAATTTTAGTACAGCCTTTTGCAAAACTGTGTCGTCTCAACTCCAATCATCTAAAATGATGTGATGAAAAAGGATGGGGCACAAAAATAATCGGAATTTGGTTTATGCACTCAAACATATTTATGTGCATCTCGTCAACAATACATGTAGCTCTTTGTTAATGTTAAACACGCACGGTTCAGTATAGCGTTCAGCCATTGAGCCTAATTTTTTTATCAACAAATATTGAACAGAGATAAGTATCACCGAGAAGGGTGCACCTTCAAGATCAACAATAGAGAAGTCACATATATGGTTTCCAAACACCCTTGTATATATCTTCACTACAATAAGTAAACCGCGTTAACTCAATTTTacaccctgatacgtccaaaacgtatctactttcccgaacacttttgctattgttttgcctctaatttgtgtattttggatgcaactaacacggattaacgatgttttcagcagaactgttctggtgtctcgtttttgtgcagaaatccaactttcaggaaaaacctcgggattttgacgaagcctattttcccagaatactgacggagccggaaggacaattgaagtggaggcccgagggccccacaccataaggcggcgcggcctagggggccgcgcggccctatggtgtggccccctcggcggcctccgacgccctccttcggactacttattcgcctcgacccgaaaacgcacggggagaagtcgaagtcgccgtaaaccctccggaacgccgccacatcgcgaaactccgtctcgggagccgaagtctcctttcggcactccgccgggacggggaattggaggagatcatcgccgccatcaccgccaacgcctctccatcaaccagccatgtttcccccatccatgtgtgagtaattccccgcttgtAGGCCGaatgggatggtagggattggatgagattggtcatgtaatagcataagattgttagggcatagtgcctagtgtccgtaattggtacttttatgatattgttgcaacttgttatgcttaatgcttgtcactagggcccgagtgccatgatctcagatctgaacatgttattatttcatcatgatattcattgtttatggtcttacccgcaagttgtatacacttgtcgctgtccggaaccaatgaccccgaagtgacgaaatcgggacaaccggagggaatggcagtgacgtgaggatcacatgtgttcacggagtgttaatgctttgctccggtactctattaaaaggagtaccttaatatccgagtagtttcccttgaggcccggctgccaccggctggtaggacaaaagatgttgtgcaagtttctcattgcgagcacgtacgactataattggaacacatgcctattgattgattagtacttggcaccgttttattattatctcgcaaatgccccgctatgattgttacatgagtttctctcatccatgcaacgcccgtcatccgtccccgtgcctacgatattttaatcctgctgtttactaaaatcactactgctgtctttgttactctgctgcttgttatttcactactgctactcgctataaaactgttactatcgataaactcttgcgagcaagttctgtttccaggtgcaactgaattgacaactccgctgttaaggctttcaagtgttctttgtctccccttgtgtcgaatcaataaattgggtaatacttccctcgaagactgttgcgatcccctatacttgtgggtcatcaagactattttctggcgccgttgcctgggagcatagctttatttggaagttcacttggattgatattgttcgctgcaaattctccatcatgggtaaaactcgcgatactaaggtcgccatattaccatccactacaagaaaaggtacaactctgagtacctctgctgctcttgattcaccatctgtgattgataaacttgtttcaccgccacatgcttcaaatgccggtacttctgctgaatctgaaaactctcataataccgataatatttctgctgtgcttgatgatagtggttcattgggaacttttctagatgcttcaattgctaggtctagacaaattgaaaataccgaaactcccgatgctactacactcgttaattcacccgaacttgaatactctagtgatgatcttgatgaagattatgtggaacttgatgatgattttattgaaaaatgcaatgctactaccgatgcaagaaaaattaaaaagttgcttgcggaacataccgttagatataaactcgtctcccgatcctaaatttgccacatctcctataaacattagggataaagattatgatttctctcttgatctatctcatatagctattgttgagaaaacacctttttgtggtactgaaaaagaaagtgtctgttgaacacatgactgagttatctactccgagtagcttgttttccgatgatgttaagaagcgtacttactttgttgctaaaatctttccattctcattaaaggatgacgctaaaacttggtataatagtttgccacctagctctattaaaattccaaaagaattgcttgttgttttcttccggaaatactttcctgctagtgctcaacatgctgctttgcagagagtttataattttgaccagggagatgaagagaaattgcctgaggcttgggcgagattttgctctcttattagagctccgctcgaccatgatttagaaaagcatgatctacttgatatattttatagtggactaaccattgagtctagggcatacccggatagttgtgcttggttgtgttttcggaaaagaactccggacgaagtcgaagaattattggctaaaataggccggaattatgatgattggactacgcctgaaccaactccaacgccaatagtgaagaagaggggtttaattaaattgaatgatgaagatatgagggaagccaagaagtctctcaaggagaaaggtattaaatctgaagatgtgaagaatctacctcctatagaagatatatgtgagataaatcccccttcatccatgattgaggtacattcccttcaacgctttactagagaagatattccgtattcaaaacctcctgcgcaatgcttagatgagtttgataattatattgttaagcaagaaaattttaatatgagagtagagaatcatctaatggaaaattctcaagctattagtcaattgcatgatattgtggagagaacctccaatgatgttaagatgcttgttaaacattttcatatggttcaaactcaaattgatcaactcactaaagtgcaaaatgacttgctaggaaataattctaaagaaaaacatgcttatgaagtaacaactagaggtggtgtctctacccaggatcctctatatcctgaagggcatcccaaaagaattgaacaagattctcaacaaactaaaactagtgctccatctaagaaaaagaagaagaaacataagagtgttgtagaatcctctcgaacctgctaatgatcctaatagtatttctatttcgatgctgaaaccgaaagtggtaatgaacatgataaagataatgataagaatgatactcctgataaagaagaggttgaagaagaacccgaaaagcatgctaaaaataaaaagtatactaaagaagattttattgctgagaaacatggtaatgaaagagaaccttgggtgcaaaagcaaatgccttttcctgctaagaaactaaaatcaaaggaagaagaacactataataaattttgtgattggatgaaacctttattcttgcaaatccctttgactcgatgctattaaattgcctccttattcaaagtatatgaaagatattgttactaacaaaaggaaaatccccaatgaggaaatttccactatgcttgctaattactctttcaatggcaaagttccgaagaagttgggcgacccaggtatacctactattccttgttctattaagaataattatgttaaaactgctctatgtgacttgggcgccggtgttagtgttatgcctttttctctttataagagactttacttagataagttgatacctactgatatatctttgcaaatggctgataaatctactgctattcctgttggtatatgtgaggatgttcctgttcaagttactaataactgcttgatattaactgattttgttgtgttggaaatgctcgaagacgataatatgtctattattcttgggagaccttttcttaacaccgcaggggctgttattgattgcaataaaggaaaggttactttcaatgttgatgataaggaacacaccgt includes these proteins:
- the LOC124673989 gene encoding probable potassium transporter 15, which codes for MAAESSAAGSMRKAPSMEWRWVSAGEEEEGEEEARPGGPAPVGRGGSFESEDENDDGDDDDGEEEREEARQKLIRTGPSVDWFDVEGNEVSVAQPLEDYEEFDLGRTVFLALQTLAVVFGDIGISPLYTFDVMFNKYPILGEEDVLGALSLVLYTLILMPLVKYVLVVLWANDDGEGGIFAMYSLICRNAKVSLIPSQVQAQAEKRMSSFRLKLPTAELERSIKVKEKLESSLLMKKLLLGLVLFGTAMFISNGVITPAMSVLSAVSGLKVGIPNASQDVVVMISIALLVILYSLQRYATSKIGFVVGPCLLIWFCCLGGIGICNLSRYGPAAFKAFNPLYAIYYFGKNPFQAWLSLGGCLLCATGSEAIFANLCYFPVRFVQSMFVLLVLPCLVLAYLGQAAFLIAKQKSSEHIFFSSIPSGAFWPVFLLANLAALIASRTMTIAIFQCLKQSISLGCFPRLKIVHTSRKFMAKIYIPVVNWLLLASCLGFIVLFRSTYDVGNAYAIAELGVMIMATLYVTIIMLLIWEAHIIKVISFLTTFLFLELIFLSSALSSVGDGGWALLVYASGLLMIMFIWNYGSKLKYDSEVRQKLSKDLMRKLGPNLGTMRAPGLGLVYSEIVKGVPATFGHFLTALPAIHSIIVFVCIRNVPVPVVPQSERFLFQRVCSRSYHMFRCIARYGYKDKKQEHHNTFERLLIEGLEKFIQREAVELSLQSEDDIDSDDEPTTPTRIITAANGSLYSLDVPLMVDFAPTNEAIPESPSCSTPQDPVLGYTENLELELAFIKQAKQTGAVYLIDNPIVKARKDSWFFKKLTINYFFAFLRNNCRRAVVSMSIPHSNLLQVRLTSYV